DNA from Salvelinus alpinus chromosome 17, SLU_Salpinus.1, whole genome shotgun sequence:
TTATTAATTTGTTTCGGCAGGTCCTAAGGAACATTAAGACAAAATGTATTTTCTAAACTACAGAATGCCAGATTTTTGGAGTTCAATTATGTTACATCCAAATGAATGAAATCACAAGTTTATTATTTTGTTCAATTAAAAAGACACACCTACCCtgatcacagtcaacacacataTTATATTTTGTTGTAAGAATATAGTGGAATAttacaataaaatacaaataatattttTCCCACTTGTGTCACGGGAACGTGTGGAACCCATGTTCAAATACAAAAGTGATCTTTTGAAACAGCCCAAGCCCGTGCGTTCTTGATCCCTCTCTTTCCTACTCCACTTTGTTAGGGAGCTGTTGTAGGGTCTTCATCATGATaccgattaaaaaatatatatatatatataattaacaATCCTATTTTCAAAAGTATGTGAGTCTAGCGTTCATATTTCACAACCACCACATGCTTTTGGAGTTGCCTATACGAGGTCGAGCAAAAATAATATGCCTACACATTATTTTAGGCTGGCGTATttgctaaatgtttctgatcagtgatagatgagcaaaTTAATAACCTAGAGcgattttaattttatttatttaacctttatttaactaggcaagtcagttcaaagcaaattcttatttacaacgaagGCCTActagaaggcaaaaggcctcctgctgggacgggggctgggaaataaaataaaaaatgataggacaaaacacacatcacgacaagagcaacactacataaagagacctaagacaacaacatagcatgacagcaacacatgaaaacacaaaatggtagcaacacaacacggcagcaacacaacatggtagcagcacaaaacatgtaattaacattattggacacagacaacagcacaaaaggcaagaaggtagagacaacaatacatcacgcgaagcagccacaacacgaagcagccacaactgtcagtaagagtgttcatgattgagtctttgaatgaagagatggatataaaactgtccagttggattgtttgttgcagctcgttccagtcgctagctgcagcgaactgaaaagaggagcgacccagggatgtgtgtgcttcggGGACCTttaaacagaatgtgactggcagaacgggtgttgtatgtggaagaTGAACTATGTGGAGCTATACCACCTCCACCTATATCCCCAGCCAGAAACCAATTAAGTCAGTGAAGTCGAAGGCTTTTGGTTGGGAGTAAGCTAAGGCTATTAAGGGACTGCGAAATAATCCACTtgttaaaatacatttatttttatttcacctttatttaaccaggtgggcaagttgagaacaagttctcatttacaattgcgacctggccaagataaagcaaagcagttcgacacatacaacaacacagagttacacatggagtaaaacaaacatacagtcaataatacagtcgaaaaataagtctatataaaaTGTGAGtcaatgaggtgagataagggaggtaaaggcaagaaaaggccatggtggcgaagtaaatacaatatagcaagtaaaacactggaatggtagatttgcagtggaagaatgtgcaaagtagaaataatggggtgcaaaggagcaaaataaataagtacagtAGGGGAAGATGTAGTTGTTtgagctaaattatagatgggctatgtacaggtgcagtaatctgtgagctgctctgacaactggtgcttaaagctagtgagggagataagtgtttccagtttcagagatttctgtagttcgttccagtcattggcagcagagaactggaaggagaggcggccaaaggaggaattggctttgggggtgaccagagagatatgcctgctagagcgcgtgctacaggtgggtgctgctatggtgaccagtgagctgagataaggggggactttaccacGGTCAGAACCgtgcagagtagtgatgctggatgggcgggcaggtgcaggcagcgatcagttgaagagcatgcatttagttttacttgtatttaagagcagttggaggccacggaaggagagttgtatggcattgaagctcgtctggagggttgttaacacagtgtccaaagaagggccagaagtatacagaatggtgtcatctgcgtagaggtggatcagagactcaccagcagcaagagcaacatcattgatgtatacagagaagagagtcggcctaagaattgaaccctgtggcacccccatagagactgccagaggcccggacaacaggccctccaatttgacacactgaactctatcagagaagtagttggtgaaccaggcgaggcaatcatttgagaaaccaaggctattgagtctgccgatgaggatgtggtgattaaCAGAGTCGACCTtgaggaccttgagcgtggctgaggtgcacccatgaccagctctgaaaccagattgcatagcggagaaggtgcggtgggattcaaaatggtcggtaatctgtttggttgacttggctttcgaagaccttagaaaggcagggtaggatagatataggtctgtagcagtttgggtcaagagtgtcccccccctttgaagagggggatgactgcagatgctttccaatctttgggaatctgaGACgacatgaaagagaggttgaacaggctagtaataggggttgcaacaatgtcggcagataattttagaaagaaaggctccagattgtctagcccggctgatttgtaggggtccagattttgcagctctttcagaacatcagctgactggatttgggagaaggagaaatggggaaggcttgggcgagtagctgtggggggtgcagggtgCATAACATAACACAATCCACTTGTTAAACTACATAACATGCTGGTAAAATGTTGTAATAAATGAGCCAACTAGACAAGATGATCATGAGCAGCATTCACCTCAATTTAGCTAACATTTCCCCAGCCTAACTGTAGCCTAACCAATATACAAactgagattcagtgaaaatGTGGATTGATTTATAAAGATGGGACCCCACAGAATTGTGTCAAAGCAGCGTGATGGCGCTGTCCCAATAAAAACGGTGCTGAAATGTTCTTGACCACACATGGAAATACTATTACAACGATTGCTGCCTCATCATTGCGGCAAAATTGTATGCTAAGCCTTAGGCCAAAGTTTTACCGAAATGATTAGTTATGCAGAAATAAAAGTTTTGACATTGATACCGGCAATAGCTTTCAGATATAAGGAAGATGCTGGATAAAAGTTGGCGGTGTGGTAAAGTTGGCGGGAAAAACGTCTTAGTATGAAAGGGATaatagtgtttgaaaatcactgtttttaaaatgtttaaactTTTGATGTTatcaggtagaactattttttttcttctacaaATTGTAGAAATGGAccgttttcacatatgttgacgttggtattgtgctggagataatggaAAAGTATGTTAAAAAGTGGTGGAGTTGCTCTTTTAAAAACAGTATTACTGTATGAGGCATCTTTGGTTTTAACCCCCAAAACACCCGAGGTAAAATGTTTTTCCTCTCATTTCTTCTTCACTGTTTTCCatgtcagtgtttcccaaccttttttctgttactgtaccaccaagtaAAATTTGCTCTGCCCAGAGTACTGTTGAAGTacccccctcatgtgcattttaccagttaACCTATGGtatcatgagtcttctcaagtaccccctgtggttAGGACAGGTACTCCAAGGgttcctagtacccctggttggttAATTCCATGTCAATGTTTTCATTGTATATGTCTCCATTCTCTTCAATTCTTCTTTTCCCTCAGGAATGGGGATGGAGGTGTTTGCAACACTGGCGGGTGCAACCATTCAGGGTCAGATTGTGGGGGTGTACCATGCTAAGAGTGCACAAGACTGCAGCCAGCTGAACTACAGCGAGGCCTCCCTCCGTAACGTCTCCTCGCCCTTAATCCAGAACTTTTCCTCGCCCCTCACTGATACCCTCCAGAACACGGTTTGGTCCATCATATCCATAACCCCCAcagtctttcttttctctctcttacaATAACCACTATCACACTCTTCTCTAACTGAGAAGACAACTTTGTATCACTTCCTCTCCGCAATATGTCAGAAGTGTGAAAGAGAACGTATCAACTAGAATTTGCCTGTACTGTAGAACTTCAGTAAAAGCATTGCAGTTATAGGTTCTTCCCTATTTGTGGTCATTACAGGAAGTGTAATGTTGTCTTGTCTGAACTGACAAGTATCTTTTGACATTTTCCCCTGAGCTTGTTGCTGTGTGTCTTAATACAGATATGCTGATTTTAATATTAATTTGTTATTTTCTGTCTTGGCTTCAGAGAAGAGCTTATGTGCTTGCTGCTTTAGTTTTGGGAGGAATCTAtttcctgtgttgtgttgtgctctTCCTGGGTGTGAAGGAGCAGTTGGGTGAGTATGGTTTCTTAGGTGCTCTGTCATATGTTGATGAATTAAAATTGGACTGGGGTATGAGAGACATCAGGCTATTTATTGATGACTTCTTTCACTTTCCACCCCAGCTCCTCTCAGTACCCTGGACCGTATCCGTATGCCGTACCTGGCAGGTATGAAGATGGTGGTGGGACACACCCCCTACGTGAAACTCGTATTCGGGTTTCTCTTTGCCTCGCTTGCCTTCCAGGTGAGGGTCGCCCTAGGGTCTGGGCTGTGTTTTAtgtgtatgatgatgatgatgatgatgatgatgacgatgatcgTGGAGAGGTTTAATGACTTAAATTATTCTCTTTCTTTCCTGTCACGGCAACATTACCCAGATGGCTCAAGGAAACTTTGCCCTCTTCTGTACCCATGCTGCAGGTCTGGGGGCCTACTTCCAACACCTCGTCCTTATCCTGCTAGTGAGTAAAGTAACCATGTTTGACACTCATTCAGAGTAGGTTCATGCATTGGTTTAGGTAACAAGAGTGTCtttttttgtatgtgtgtgtccttgtTTAGACAGCTGCCACATTGTCCATCCCTCTGTGGCAGACATTGCTTTTGAGACTGGGGAAGAAGACAACGCTGTACATAGGACTCTGTGTAAGTTCCCTTCTACAAGAACTTGGTTATGTATATGTTACAAATGATCCTTGACATTTTTAACTTCCTTTATCACTCTGTCTGTTGTTTCTCCTTTTTTCAGATGTATGCACCAGCCCTTGTGATCATTGCGTCCATTCAGAGCAACCTGCCTGTCTTCATCATTATGTCCATCATATCTGGGTCTAGTCTATCGGCACTCTACCTGCTGCCCTGGTGAGAGGTTGTGTttgtacacatacagtgcattctgacagtattcataccccttgactttttccacattttgttacgttacagccttattctacagcctttttttgttgttgccctcatcagtctacacacaaatacaccataatgacaaagcaaaaacaggtttttagaaatgtttacatttacataagtatttagaccctgtactttgttgaagcacctttggcagcaatttacATCcttgggtcttcttgggtatgacgctacaaccttgtcaaggggtctgaatactttccatatGCTCTGTAGGTCAAAACACAATACATGTGATGACTAAAATGATAATATTAACAAGCATTAGAGATACAGTACCATTACATGTTCAATGGCTTagggctctcgagtggcgcagcggtctaaggcactgcatctcagtgctagaggcgtcactacagaccctggttcgattccaggctgtatcacaaccggccgtgattgggagtcccatagggtttggccgtcattgtaaataagaatttgttggtgcctcccgagtggcgcagttgcTAGCTGTAACaccagagatcctggttcgagtccaggctctgtagcAGCCGGCCATGGCCGGGAGACCcatttggcccagtgtcatccgggctAGGGGgggggtttggccagcagggatgtccttgtcccatcgtgccctagtgactcctgtggcgggccgtgacacggtcaccaggtgcacggtgtttcctccgacacattggtgtggctggcttccgggttaagcgggcattgtgtcaagaagcagtgtggcttggttgggtcgtgtttaggaggatgcatggctctcgacctttgcctctcctgagtccgtacgggagttgcagtgatgagtcaaaactgtaaccatgaaattggggagaaaaagcggtaaatgtaaataaaatactataaaaaaataactgacttgcctagttaaataaaggttaaataaaacacatTGACATGTTGTAGCATACTGTAACTAGTCCAGGCCTCCAGCCACACCACACAGTCACAACTGATGACTCATAGCACTAACCCTGGTGGCTCGCCCCACCCCCCTCATTATGTTGGTGCCAAAAACTAGTAAAACACCCTCCTACTGTTTTACCCATAATAATATCATGTTGTATGAATATGCACGATATACTGTTTTGACTTTCTCTGTCTCATTAAGTAGCCACAACTTTGCCTTTGTCCTCAGAACTATGTTCTGACCTCTTGATTTCATCACAATGATAGGCAACTTCTGGAGCAGGGTTTCCCACCTCAGTTCCAAGGGGTTCACGTTTTGGATTTTGACCTgatttggtgtcacacttttacccctatccctagggcctgattggtgtcacacttttaccTCCATCCCTatcaaacacagctgattaatcaaattgcattctaaactgaagatcatgatttaggtgattattggagtcaggtgtgttagctggggctggggcaaaactgtgacaccaatcaggcccctgaggactggagCTGCCCAGGcctgccctagcactacacagctgaatcAAATAATCATTAAGCTTTGTTCATTTGAAACAGCGGTGTAGTGTTATGGCagaaaccaaaacgtgcaccccttggggtcccgaggactgaGTTCAGGAAACAGTGCTCTAGAGTTCTCCATCTTGAAAGCCACTATATAAACAGTTAGGTCAGTATAGCCTATCATAATGGCCCTGTCTCCCTGGTAACTGGACTGGGGCTTCCCTCCCACACACTCTGGACTGGGGCTTCCCTCCCACACACTCTGGACTGGGGCTTCCCTCCCACACACTCTGGACTGGGGCTTCCCTCCCACACACTCTGGACTGGGGCTTCCCTCCCACACACTCTGGACTGGGGCTTCCCTCCCACACACGCTGGACTGGGGCTTTCCTACCACACACTCTGAGATTCTTATTTTTCCACAGCTATTGGAGAGCACACTCCTAAAGACTTGAGTCATGAGGAAGGTTAAGAAATGGTCTGCAGTGCTCTCTGAGCTGAGAAACATCTCAGTGTTTTACTACAACTATTAAATCATCTACTAAAGGAAGGAAGAAGTGGACAGTAATACATGTGTTATTTATTTAGTGAAATAGTCTACAATGCATTCTCACACAGTACCTtgtcttcctgtctgtgtgcAGGTCTATGCTGCCGGATGTAGTTGATGACTTCAAGGTGAAGAATCCCACCAGTACGGACCTGGAGCCCATGTTTTATTCCTGCTATGTTTTCTTCAACAAGTTTGGAGGGGGGATGTCTGTGGGCATCTCCACCCTGGCATTACAGTGAGTTCCACCTGCAGGGATTGGAGACTAGAATCTTAAGTATTGGTACAAATATAAATGGAATCATGTATGGATTTATTTACATCAACATGACTCTTTATTTGGGTGCTGTTTAGACCTTTGTCATATCTCTCAACAGCACCCAATGAAGAGGCATGTTGATGAAAATAAATCCATACATGATTCAATCTATATTTGTACCGATACTTGGATTTTATCTGTAGTGGGGCAGCACTTTCAGAACAGTTTCCCCCTCTGTAATTGCTTGTCTACCGagtgtaaccctcctctctcatcctcctctctcatcctcagcTTTGCAGGGTATAAACCTGGGGCCTGCAGGCAGAACCCAGCTGTGATCACAGCGTTGCGGGTCCTGTTCGCCCCTGTGcccgtcgtcctcctcctcattgGTCTGGTGCTGTTTTATTTCTACCCCATCAATGAAGAGCGGCGCTGCCAGATCCAGCAGGAACTGCAGAAAGCAGAGTGAGTTTCCATCCTGTTGATAGTCCCAATACCCTACAGTGGATCTACATGACTTGCATTAATTGGTTGAAC
Protein-coding regions in this window:
- the LOC139543031 gene encoding sodium-dependent lysophosphatidylcholine symporter 1-like, which encodes MAHTTVIRDGSQYEDKNELGTTKDGNATLKNRGIPLSRKICYAVGGAPYQMTANAKGFFLQIFLLDVVQMGAFYASLILFLGRAWDAITDPLVGYMVTKSGRTRIGKLIPWIVFSMPLGVLAYVMMWFTPQESMSPSSSFFWFFIWSCLFDAFMTCYHVPYSSLNMFLGGDQKDRDSATGYRMGMEVFATLAGATIQGQIVGVYHAKSAQDCSQLNYSEASLRNVSSPLIQNFSSPLTDTLQNTRRAYVLAALVLGGIYFLCCVVLFLGVKEQLAPLSTLDRIRMPYLAGMKMVVGHTPYVKLVFGFLFASLAFQMAQGNFALFCTHAAGLGAYFQHLVLILLTAATLSIPLWQTLLLRLGKKTTLYIGLCMYAPALVIIASIQSNLPVFIIMSIISGSSLSALYLLPWSMLPDVVDDFKVKNPTSTDLEPMFYSCYVFFNKFGGGMSVGISTLALHFAGYKPGACRQNPAVITALRVLFAPVPVVLLLIGLVLFYFYPINEERRCQIQQELQKAEKVDGFQVMEAV